The Sardina pilchardus chromosome 19, fSarPil1.1, whole genome shotgun sequence genome window below encodes:
- the esamb gene encoding endothelial cell-selective adhesion molecule, giving the protein METLCAGRLGALLTLVWVWSSPGDSQRVEMPRRELEVTRGQMVLLQAWYSPTSSIDRNAVIWNFMANDSKQIITYTSGEIGISHEFRKRVGFAMPMPSTNLSIYINNTQESDTGRYLCNVIIPGAPGLSGELRLNVKVPPSPPVCSMAGRPLLKGNVTLSCKSSSGKPTPQYKWTRVAPVSEVYFSPMQNERQGTLRLNNLTKSMSGKYVCRASNTAGAESCFINLEVSAPTSAGVIAGAAVGSVVGLVAIVLFLVFILRRRRDTEEEIANEIKEDAQAPKRVSWAKSGTGSDIISKNGTLSSIATSPPPHESMDQLHHHNHHLQQPPGNHYSYAPPREMISDPAVLAGYRLRPGQPNPLHGLPGYNVSGSPLPSHGSPPLGHAHPSRGTHTHAHTLSHTPRPVSASSSRHITANGPANQMRRTSVADLPLTGHPIIANGPVHTSSPRPITANGPVHASSPRPITANGPVHTSSPRPITANGPVYTTSPRQITANGPVHTPSPRPISVNSQIYTTSPQPITANGPVHASSPRPITANGPVHASSSRPVSASSSRPVSANGPVHASSPRPKSVSSPTPDPLHRTDGAEPQAAPQTTTHPQSQTLPPGITIATLSRVGAVPVMVPSQSQAGSLV; this is encoded by the exons gtgattcCCAGCGGGTGGAGATGCCTCGGCGGGAGCTGGAGGTGACGCGGGGGCAGATGGTGCTGCTGCAGGCCTGGTACAGCCCCACGTCCAGCATCGACCGCAACGCCGTCATCTGGAACTTCATGGCCAACGACTCCAAGCAG ATAATCACGTACACGTCGGGGGAGATTGGCATCAGCCACGAGTTCCGTAAGCGCGTGGGCTTCGCCATGCCCATGCCCTCCACCAACCTGTCCATCTACATCAACAACACGCAGGAGTCGGACACCGGCCGCTACCTCTGCAACGTCATCATCCCAGGGGCACCCGGCCTCTCAGGGGAGCTCCGGCTCAACGTCAAGG TGCCCCCATCTCCTCCGGTGTGCTCCATGGCCGGTCGGCCGTTGCTGAAGGGGAACGTGACGCTGAGCTGCAAGTCGAGCTCGGGGAAGCCGACGCCCCAGTACAAGTGGACGAGAGTGGCCCCGGTGTCCGAGGTCTACTTCTCCCCCATGCAGA atgaGCGGCAGGGCACCCTGCGGTTGAATAACCTCACCAAGAGCATGTCTGGGAAATACGTGTGCCGCGCCAGCAACACTGCTGGAGCAGAGAGCTGCTTCATCAACCTGGAAGTGTCTGCCC CCACCAGTGCCGGTGTGATTGCGGGTGCAGCTGTGGGCTCAGTGGTCGGGCTGGTAGCCAttgtcctcttcctcgtcttcaTCCTTCGAAGGAGGCGGGACACCGAGGAGGAGATAGCCAATGAGATCAA AGAGGATGCTCAGGCTCCTAAGCGGGTGTCCTGGGCCAAGAGTGGCACGGGCTCGGACATCATCTCCAAAAACGGCACGCTGTCGTCCATCGCCACGAGTCCTCCGCCGCACGAGTCCATGGACCAGCtgcaccaccacaaccaccacctccagcagccCCCCGGCAACCACTACAGCTACGCGCCGCCCCGGGAGATGATCTCTGACCCCGCCGTGCTGGCCGGCTACCGCCTGCGCCCAGGCCAGCCCAACCCGCTGCACGGCCTGCCCGGGTACAACGTCAGCGGCTCGCCCCTGCCCTCCCACGGCTCTCCGCCCCTGGGGCACGCCCACCCCTCGCggggcacgcacacgcacgcacacactctctcacacacaccccgccccgTCAGTGCTAGCAGCTCGCGCCACATCACTGCCAATGGCCCGGCCAATCAAATGCGGCGCACTAGCGTGGCTGACCTTCCCCTAACCGGTCATCCAATCATAGCTAACGGTCCCGTCCACACATCCAGCCCTCGACCAATCACTGCTAACGGTCCCGTCCATGCTTCCAGCCCTCGACCAATCACAGCTAACGGTCCCGTCCACACATCCAGCCCTCGACCAATCACAGCAAACGGTCCTGTCTACACAACCAGCCCCCGACAAATCACTGCTAACGGTCCCGTCCACACCCCCAGCCCCCGACCAATCAGTGTGAACAGTCAAATCTATACAACCAGCCCCCAACCAATCACTGCTAATGGTCCCGTCCACGCATCTAGCCCCCGACCAATCACTGCTAATGGCCCGGTCCATGCATCCAGCTCTCGTCCAGTCAGTGCATCCAGCTCTCGTCCAGTCAGTGCTAACGGCCCGGTCCATGCATCCAGCCCTCGTCCAAAGAGTGTGTCCAGCCCCACCCCAGACCCCCTTCACAGAACTGATGGGGCCGAGCCGCAGGCCGCTCCTCAGACGACGACACATCCGCAATCGCAAACCCTCCCGCCGGGCATCACCATAGCAACGCTGTCTCGAGTCGGGGCGGTCCCTGTTATGGTTCCCTCCCAGAGCCAGGCGGGTTCTCTGGTGTAG